A window of Methanolobus sediminis contains these coding sequences:
- a CDS encoding CBS domain-containing protein produces the protein MNSSYKIGSIMGIPIKVHITFLFILPIFALVFATNPQPYGFANIGSTAMTYGLSLLTTILLFVCVLLHELGHSYIAKGYGVEIKDITLMLLGGVSSMEEIPREPSQEFKMAFAGPLVSLIIGFVLLGLNVVASAYVPSYSSTWLSLMVGILASINIILGIFNLIPAFPMDGGRLLRALLAKRMNYVQATHFAASFGKMFAFMMAVIGWFYNPWLILIAVFVFFSASEEDKSTTVTVSLENYKVSDVMSKDVISVEPEMTVEQLSHFMFENKHLGYPVIKGNSLKGIVTFTDIRNVLPHERYAVLVSDVMTKDVVTLPSSASAAEAFKVMTINNIGRILVMDGDNVTGILSRTDLMKSLMLLTE, from the coding sequence ATGAATTCTTCATATAAGATCGGGAGCATAATGGGAATACCCATAAAAGTGCACATCACTTTTCTGTTCATTCTTCCTATTTTTGCGCTTGTATTCGCAACAAACCCACAGCCTTACGGTTTTGCGAATATTGGTTCGACTGCAATGACCTATGGATTGTCGCTTTTAACAACCATACTACTATTTGTTTGCGTACTGCTCCACGAACTTGGTCACTCCTACATTGCTAAAGGCTACGGTGTTGAGATTAAAGATATAACACTGATGTTATTGGGTGGCGTATCATCTATGGAAGAAATTCCAAGGGAGCCTTCCCAGGAATTCAAGATGGCATTTGCAGGACCACTTGTAAGCCTGATAATAGGTTTCGTTCTTCTGGGACTAAACGTAGTTGCTTCTGCTTACGTGCCGTCTTACAGTTCAACCTGGTTGTCTTTAATGGTAGGCATCCTGGCTTCTATTAATATAATACTGGGAATTTTCAATCTCATTCCTGCTTTTCCTATGGACGGAGGAAGACTTCTGCGTGCCTTGTTAGCGAAGAGGATGAACTATGTACAGGCAACTCATTTTGCTGCTTCCTTTGGTAAGATGTTCGCTTTCATGATGGCTGTAATTGGATGGTTCTACAATCCATGGCTTATATTGATAGCTGTTTTTGTTTTCTTCAGTGCTTCAGAAGAAGACAAGTCGACTACTGTTACAGTCAGTCTTGAGAATTATAAGGTTTCAGATGTTATGTCTAAAGATGTGATCTCAGTTGAACCGGAGATGACAGTTGAGCAACTCTCGCATTTTATGTTTGAGAACAAACATCTGGGATATCCTGTAATAAAGGGCAATTCTTTAAAAGGGATTGTAACCTTTACAGACATACGTAATGTACTGCCACATGAGCGCTATGCGGTTCTTGTATCCGATGTCATGACAAAGGATGTTGTAACATTGCCATCAAGTGCCAGTGCGGCAGAAGCATTCAAAGTTATGACGATCAATAATATAGGACGGATTCTGGTTATGGATGGCGATAACGTTACAGGCATCCTTTCAAGAACCGATCTTATGAAATCTCTGATGTTATTGACCGAATGA
- a CDS encoding TraB/GumN family protein, with protein MKHDNLSDSQESSSDYSYTSTNDDMYSEDYSESSSFSSSGPSEIQIIKEVIKGDVPEKPVSEGEPENTDRPSEIILVGTAHVSEKSVREVNATIEREKPDIVAVELCHARYEALKGNVQNSDIPVKELLKEGKVYFYLVHMLLAHIQKKFADEMGVQPGAEMISAIEAAEASGAQVLLIDRNVQVTLQRFWSKMGFIEKLKMLAGLIAAVLGIGGTQDIDMETITNQDIVSMLVEEFRDTSPNAVKVLIDERDAYMANNLVKAAMGGNKKIVAVIGAGHRAGIQRYLENPKTIPRINYGVEAPKKKFSIMKLFGALVVAIALGTFVLLILSGVPLETLAIAFAWWFIINGVLSAAGTILARGHPYSVLTAFSVAWLTSLNPMMAAGWFAGLTEAKYRPPTTDNFKELIEIETTEDMMKNNLFRVVLVAALANLGSMIGTFLGVYVMLQITGIDPQELIRNGISAGFAALGLG; from the coding sequence TTGAAACATGATAATTTAAGTGATTCCCAGGAAAGCTCTTCGGATTACAGTTACACATCAACAAACGATGATATGTATTCTGAGGACTATTCTGAGAGTTCATCGTTTTCCAGTTCAGGGCCTTCTGAGATCCAGATTATAAAAGAGGTTATCAAAGGCGATGTACCTGAAAAACCTGTATCTGAAGGTGAACCTGAAAATACTGACAGGCCCAGCGAGATCATTCTTGTGGGAACAGCCCACGTCTCTGAAAAAAGTGTCAGGGAAGTTAATGCTACAATCGAGCGTGAAAAGCCGGACATAGTTGCAGTTGAACTCTGCCATGCCAGGTATGAAGCTCTCAAAGGTAATGTTCAGAATTCTGACATTCCGGTAAAGGAGCTTCTCAAAGAAGGCAAGGTCTATTTCTATCTTGTTCATATGCTGCTGGCACATATCCAGAAAAAATTCGCGGATGAGATGGGTGTGCAGCCAGGTGCTGAAATGATCAGTGCCATTGAGGCTGCTGAAGCCAGTGGCGCACAGGTTCTTCTCATTGACAGGAATGTTCAGGTAACGTTGCAACGTTTCTGGAGCAAGATGGGTTTCATAGAGAAACTGAAGATGCTCGCCGGACTTATTGCTGCTGTTCTTGGTATTGGTGGCACTCAGGATATCGACATGGAGACAATAACCAATCAGGATATAGTTTCCATGCTTGTGGAAGAGTTCAGAGATACATCTCCAAATGCTGTCAAGGTTCTTATTGACGAAAGAGACGCATACATGGCCAACAATCTTGTAAAGGCAGCAATGGGCGGCAACAAGAAGATCGTAGCTGTTATTGGTGCTGGTCACAGGGCAGGTATCCAGCGTTATCTTGAGAACCCGAAGACAATTCCCAGAATTAACTATGGAGTCGAGGCCCCGAAGAAGAAATTCAGCATCATGAAGCTTTTCGGCGCTTTGGTGGTCGCAATTGCTCTTGGAACATTTGTATTGCTGATTCTTTCCGGAGTTCCACTGGAAACACTTGCAATTGCATTTGCCTGGTGGTTTATCATAAATGGAGTGCTGAGTGCAGCAGGTACAATTCTGGCCAGAGGTCATCCTTATTCGGTTCTGACGGCTTTTTCAGTCGCATGGCTCACGTCCCTTAACCCGATGATGGCAGCAGGATGGTTCGCAGGTCTGACCGAAGCAAAATATCGCCCTCCTACAACCGATAATTTCAAGGAGCTTATTGAGATTGAAACAACTGAAGACATGATGAAGAACAATCTCTTCCGTGTTGTCCTTGTGGCAGCCCTTGCCAATCTTGGAAGTATGATCGGTACTTTCCTTGGCGTTTATGTAATGCTTCAGATCACAGGAATTGATCCTCAGGAACTTATCCGCAATGGAATAAGTGCCGGATTTGCAGCTC